GTCTTTGAAACATGGCAATTCTACGAAGCTACCCGATGGACCACTTCCCTCTCCGTATCCTTTCTCGACTGCCCCTACTTTCCTCTTCCCTTGCTTCTCACCTACTCCTGATTCCTTGTGCCCCATCTCCGCACGATGGCTGTCTTCAAAATTTCTCAGACATTCTAACAACAATTCATCGGGGACTTCTGTGCTCGATGGACTTACACTGTTATCCAATACTGGGATAGACAACCCATTCGCTTCCCCATTATGTCCACAGTCAGTAGACATTAAATGATCTCCACCAGATGACAAATCGTATTGTCCATTTGGTTCTACCAACATCCCAGTCGTGTTTGTTTCATTCTCGGTGGACAAAATATTATGTCCTTCCTCGACGgtcgctttcttcttcttcttcagggaAACATACAAATACAGTCCACCACACTCTTCATTCTTCACTTTAAACTGTTGAAACTCAACATCACTGTCTACTGAAACTGGGGGCATCTTACCTTGTGTAAAGACAATTGTGTCTTCTGGGTGTCAAAAGCATAACTCCATGtttctttcctcttctttgacACCCAAAACCTCTGTAATCTTGGTCTTCAACCCCACAAACGTTGTATCTTTTTCGAGAGACAAATATCTTACCATTTGTCCATGACGGACAGAAAACTTCCACATACCACCATCTACACATGTCCATTCACCCAGCAGGAGACACACTCTCCCGAACATCTGCATAATTAATGGAAAGAGAATCAAATTTTAACACAATCAATGCAGGGTAATTAGCAGTTGGCCATATTTAATGCAAGAACACCAATTTCTCCTAACCGACCATATTAAATGAAAGAGATATACATACATCCACTTTTCCGACAACCAACTCCACCTTCCTTTACCTACCTTTTTCTTCAGATCTGTTTAAGATTAggaaagcttagttttagaaaATGGCAGCATTAACTCCATAAAACTCTTTTTAACACAATAAAAATCGAAATTTTCTGTCCATCTCGCAATAAATGCAGGTCCAATCATCATTAATGTCTTCAATTTTGAATTCCCCCGCCACTTCTTTTAGTCAATTAAGCGAGAGGTTATAATGATCTTTTCGTACTCTCCCTATCCCACAAAATTGGCATTTctaaggagaaaacaaaaaactgacCTTTGGTACAAATTTTTAAACGAAAATggcataattaataaaaatcccTTTTGATTTTcgtttgtattaatttttttcttttgaggaCTTAATTAGTGAAAGGtcttgtttgtccaaaaaaagaTATGTCCATATGTATGTCTAGTGTATTGATCGTTGCAAATTAAAATTCGATAAAATAGTTGATAGAAATATAATGCATCAATGcaaacacaaatacaaatacTGGGATGTAGCAAATGGTAGCTAAACTGAATATTTAAATTACCAAACACAGCTACAGTTCTTAAATTCCCTTTGACCTATGAATTTGTTGTATTTTTCGTTGAGTCTCTTTCTTataaaatgcattttttttgttcaagttAATTTTTTACGAACTCGTCGATAGTCCATACTATGGATAGTGAATAAAACTACAATCACTTGAGAAAAAGATGATAGCTATCTTTCTCTTAAGAGTCAGCATCGTTCAGCCGTAGTTATTGActtattgtttttgaaaattttggctCGAAGACTGACAATCAATTGACGTGAGATTAATTCTAACACTTGCATGGTCTACGTTTCAGGAGATCTTAGATGAGTCTTTTTATCACACATAGCCATGAGACACCTCACCATTAGGCATTAATTAAATGTTAATGTACATTTCCATTTCTAATCAACTCATCCCAACCTGAACACACCCGAGACTCCACATACATTATCTACCATTGACAAATCTGTCCTTTATCAAAGGAATACAAATAATGTAAGCTTACTCGATCTGTTATCTAAACGGTTTTCTTCAGAATTAtagctttctttttttaaaagaatcttTGAGATGACCACTTTTGAAATATggtaacagaaaaagaaaatttataatactGTAGTAGATTTTTTAACCCCTATACATATTCTTTACCTTTCTTTCACCTTTATCGAcataaaagatgagaaatttcTACATAATGTTTGTAATACGGGGCCACTCATATTTGTCTCTTTCTTCACTAacgaaacaaattaaatactgtcatttcttctcttctctctctttttcattttctttttaatacatATATCCTCTAAATGAGTTAATTTGGACGGTGGCATAgagtgatttttttcttcttttctttttggcaaaTAAAAAGTTTACGTTAAGTAAAACTTTCTAGTTGTTATGTCACTGTTAACGTAACATTCGCGCATTAAAGAAGGGTTAGTGAAAGGGAATTTGAAAAAGTATTTTCCGAACAGTTCAATTCGTGGTTCTTGAAAACATATACTATTTAAACAGTTTAATACGAAGAACAGCCAAAATAACCGTAAAATCGAACATCAAATAGTAGAATGAcgtgaaaaataaatatgaatgtACGTATAAATTCTGCATGGTAAACCGGAAACTAATAAGGGATGAAAAAATctctttcttaatttatttagcAAATCTTAATGATTACAAAAACTTTTTAACTAGCTTAGGAACAAATTCGAGTTTTCTCTTAGAATAATCAAGCCTATATAGCGTTCTTCCTGTGAAATTGTGGATCATTTTCTTatcaaatattttctaatttatgtgAAGTCGTAGTATGTTCTTAACTTGGCTTGCTTCTTTTTCTcgagtgaaatttttttttttgcctttttcggatttttagtttatcttttgtagatttaaatttatttttcttttttttcttttaggatgaTGGTGAGCTGCTGATTAGGCTAATCTCCCCTATTATTCCATTTTCTTCTATGTATTTCTGGTTTAGGTTGAATTAACTACACGTTGCTCGATCTTTCTCCTACACAACAAAATAAactgataaaatataaaagataacagtgaataatgtatataaaatatatataatgagtGAAATTCAACAATGTAAGAGTATGTGCATTAGCGTATATATGGTCTGTCCTTCagtaataaaatcttaaatttaaatataaatcaacGATATATTGAAGGAACGTTCCTAATATTGGGACGTATTTTGCTAACACGTGTTGGCGtctaatttgttgttgttttatgggtagggtgaagcaaaaaaaatcgAAGTATCGagatcatttcttttctctccgagtctctctctttactctctctctctctttcataaCGGCGATTTGTTTGCTCCGGCCGATCTGAGCTATCACCGATTTGATTAAGGTTGTTTCTAAGCATAATTACTGACACAAACAAGTTCTtagtgaattttgttttcttacttcAGTTATCCAGATGACAGATGATTGGAATGATGCAATACAGCTACTAAGTGCAAGGGATATGGCGCAAAAGACAGTAATCGGGAAGGAGCGGATCGTGTATAGTACAGATAGAGATATGATGGAACAAAACTATGAGACAGACGAGTGGGAAAGAAGATTCAAAGAGTTGGAAAAAACGGATTGAAATGTGAAATTCTGATTCATATCTGCTGCTTTGAATTGATCTCTTTGTAAATCTGATTCAAAATTGATCACTTTTGCTCTAATTCAGATTGAAAGATTCTGTTTGTTTCGAATAACATCCATAGTTCATGATTCTGTTTGAATTGAACTTACATGTTTTAGattgttggaacttggaagcaGACATTGTTTGTCGTTGTTTTGCTCCTTCTCTTGACTTTTATGAGTGTTGTTGTCAATTTGTTAGAGGATGAAAGAGTTACAATCTAGTGAGCCGGAGAAGAAGCTGCTTCGCTTGGGTGTAGAGACGGGAGGGTGTTCTGGTTTCCAGTATGTGTTTGAGCTTGATAGTAAAACCAATCATGATGACAGGTACTTTGATTTGATCACCTCAAGTCTTACTGTTACCATTCTCTAGAACAATCATGATTCATTCTGTTGCAAAACTGCATCACTCAGTTATAGTTGTTCTTGAACATTGCAGGGTTTTTGAGAAGAATGGTGTCAAATTGGTTGTAGATAACGTTTCATACGACTTCGTGAAAGGTGCCACAGTTGATTATGTGGAGGAACTGATCCGTGCTGCTTTTGTGGTAAACTAAACCCCTctttttgtcatcttttttttttcttcattgcatATATTAGTCATTAGAAAGCATTCTTGCATGTACCTGATGAATTGATAGGGGACAAGATATAATCTTGAAACTGCATGTTTTTTTCAGTAACCTTATGTaagattttcttttgatttctgtttAATGCTTTGGTGTTTAGGTAGCTGAAAACCCAGCCGCAGTAGGTGAATGCAGTTGTAAAAGCTCATTCATGGTGAAACAGTGAATCACTGAATCTGTCTTCTTTACATGGAGTAGAAACCACGtttgatcttttgtttattACATGTATAATGTCATAACTAGGGAAAGATACAAAACTTTGTAGGCTTCTAGCTCAACAAATAATTTGTTCATcctatttttaaagaataatggAAAAGATTTATACAAAGAGGAATCTTGTATCTTCTCTTCATTTACACAACAATTTGGTCTCTACCtgctcttgatcatacttcataGATCTCAAATCACAACTCCAGCTGATGATAGTGAGTCCTTGTGAGTACTTAACAGAGAAGAGCGGCTTAACTCCTTTAGCTTTCCCTTCTccaccaagaacactctctgCGCCATCATCACTATCTCCAGTCTATGTGCAATCACAATTACTGCAAACATAACAGCCATGAAACCATTTGTAATCATCTCAGTGATGATCCACTTCAAAGGTCTTTTAGAATTGAAGAACCGAATATGTgctttgattgagcatatttggactaactttggacatcttccagataatgaaaattaattaaaaaaaatttatgaattgaataaaatgtttgtttttatcttcgatgtttgtatggtttatgttttttatctttcatgttttaattgtataatttgtttttttcaagtttttgtaactttgtaattttcttatgtttttatgtcaatgttatatgttttatttaaattaaaagtttaatatgtttttacttatttatttaaataattaatttttaaattaaaaatactattattttttccagGGGACCAACTGTGAaggacaccaatgctcataccaaacttaagaaactctcaaaataagaataaaatatttgaaggacCAAAAATTTTCCTTGACCGATGCACATGACCTAACAGAGCAAAATGCATTTGGTACCATGTTATCGATCGAGCcgaagatatgaagaagaagatagtcaAAATTTTCTCTATTGCTGATCGAATACTAAACAATCCATCATATGTTACAAAAAAACTCCCTTATGCGCCAAGGAGTTGTTAAGTGGTTTTAATTAGTGGTTAACATTGAATTAATAGTGCACATATTTGAGTGAAGTACGAATCattttatgattatttggaaaaaaatgacaCCGTACGAGAAAAAAACCACGTTGCTCAGGTTAAAAAGTTGCGGAAAGTCTTTTCGCCCGGTTTCTAATTCTTGCTTATGATTCATATGGTTATGAGCTTATCGTATTACCAGTCTCTAACTTTAAATAATGTATATTGGATGACCCTAGATCTCTCTATGCGCAATCTGCTATGTTTTGTCGGATATGTATTAATGATAGTTCTGAGTTACGAAAAGTGATTGAGGCCTGTTCTTTTTCAATTCTCTGAATGAGCGGCTGCGACAGAAAAATAGGCAAAACAGCTCATACTAATGTGAAGAGGAGTCgctgatatcttgtgtttttatgtgattttaaagcttaattattcattgttttgtgcatattcatgagcatttaggttgtttaggttgcattttgcatcaagtttggTATCTCAGGTGTTGGAGTAGAGATGTACACGAAAAATGTGCTTTGGAGCTAAATAAGTCAagaattagcaatataatggaagacacacatttTGATGcgcacaagatgattgatgattcggaaccagtctgcagtccctcaaagatcgactcgtatgaagaccTTTCCTGGGGATTTAGCTCTGGAGTTCTTCACCAAAGTTATTGGAACTTGAGTAAGCTTTGCAATGGAGGTAATTTCAGGACAATCGGATGTGTGTGTAAGgagttatacctgttttagTGAGCGTATATACAGCCAGAACTGGAGATCAGATGGACCAAAGTGCGAAGACACACGCGGCCACACCACTCGGCCAAGCCTTGGACGATGGAGTTCAAATGGTTGAAGGTGCGAAGACACACGCGTCCACCACACGCGGCCAAACCAAGGCCGAGGGAAGACATGCGGCCACACCACTTggccaagccatggccgatGGAATTCACATCAagcttgttttatttttgacccgggtttgatccagtttgttttgggttgacctagGTTCTCTTCTActctcctataaatactctaaacctaTTAAGGAGACTCATATCTTATATTATCTCTTGTTTTAGTAGCCACTTAGGGTTCATAagcttgtttactcttggttATTGAATCCTTTTTATTTCCcagttttaatagcaattttttcttctaatctctCAATCTATAAACTCTTAtcatgatttcacaaagatcaaactctttcctttgtgtgatcatgatgatgagtgagtagatcttttaagaactttgggcttgatagattagggagatagatggttgatctttgatgtctagggctttatttatgcatttcctatcttgattagtgataataatgctagatagctttgatcaagcttgaatttAGACTTTAGGTTTCCATGCCCACatggtgtttgatgaaattcctgaaccaaacttttcaagagctttgcattcctagccaatggaaattgatgattaggatgcttagtggtatttgaacttgttcttaatgcatgtttgtcttgtgattacctttggaaattgttgattatcacttaaTTAGCATaagatctctatcatggaaatgaattgatttgcataagtgttctagCCATAGGATTGATCTTGATTGTTACTTAGGCATCTAgaattgattagctatctcccaagtcaattaccttgcccaaggttcttttgttaattcttgattttcagtatTATTGCTAGTTGTGTTCTATTGTcttgagtttgcattgtcttGTTTACTTTGTTTGAATCATTTTGTTAGCTAAGATTGTGATAAAAGAACTTTTCCTtattaagaatagattaagcatatttttgtattcttggtgtgttggttaatgcaaattgtggattgataataattgatacaaaaGATACTACATCAGTCGCTGCTGGTGTGAAGAAGAGTAGCTGCACTGTTCAGATGAGCTACTGCAAGAATCGCTAGAAAATCCGGCGACTTCTCTCTCCCCCCTGTGACACTTTTTCTCACTCTATCAGACACGTCCGcatcttcttcttactttttctgttgtcattttgttttttaattaccGTTATCACCACCGTTTTAAGTTGTCGCCGTCGCTCATTCCGCGACTTGAAAACAAACTGAGCTTAAATGTTTTACAAAAGATAATGAACAAGAGGCGTATCAtaattggaaaaataaatttatattaaaattgtcctataaaagttataaaattatagttttaaCTAATTACTGTGACATTAGAAAGAGACTGTCCTGTGCGTACGGCAGGCCAGTCTATGCTAAAAATTTTCAACATGATTCAAATTTAGATTTTGCaccatattaatatatttaacagaaaaaaaactaaggTTCTTGAAGTGTAATAGTTgctagaaaatatatatgtatattacaatataaaaaCAGATCAAACATTTGTAACAAGTTATATACATACTAAAAGGATAAACAACagtaaaaaattcaaataccaaaattaattatacaggaaatttattttataaaagtaatatataacatatatttttattgatttatgcatatataataaaatagtaaaataaaaactacaaaatatgaTTAAATGCGGtgctttttaaaaatcaaatttcaaattctgGGTGCCTTTTTCCAATCATATTTAGTATATTggaaaaagaaattatagaaaaaaaaattatatgccgCGTATAGCAGATTtctatcttatatataaaaaaatttataaaatgatgCATGCTACTAAGGATTTTCTAGGTTTATTACAGTTATAAGTGAATATGTGTATAGATGGGatccaatttatttttaaaattaagaaaactggTTAAAACATCTCCATTTGTGATAAAACTGGAGTGTTTTTAGTTagattaaagtttttaaaatgttggaaactaatagaaaaatgatatgtaagatAGAAAATGTCTAACGAAATGTCTTTAGTATCTTCTCTAAAATACTCTTCTCACTCTTCGAAAGAGTcctaaatttatattaaaagattattaaagatATCCGGTGTATATAACCAATATAATGGAGTAGGTCTAATAGTacttgaaataaataaaaaatatggaacAAAGTATTACGAATTTACGATAGCTGTGTGAGATACCGTGTCaaaaaaatagttaagaaaTTCACGACTCACGTCCAAGTAAAATGTATCTAGCAAGGATGGCAACTACATGTCTACACTCAATAACTTCGACAAGACTCATCTCCTCTACGGATGTATGAACCCTAATTTACGTTTAGGTACCTCGCTCGGATTAGTTGGATAGATAGTTTGATAACAATCTGGCGCCTGCATTAACTATATAGCCAAGCAAATTTCCCAATAAAATCTCCATTTTTTGTCATGACCAATATATAGCCAAGCAAAATTATTGAGACCTTTAGAGTAACTCCTTCGTAGTTACTGCATATTGCTCCTCTATAGTCTACTTAACTCATTATAGTTACTCATTTTCACTGAATATAGATTTGTCTGTCGGCAAAGATTAGAAGGGATATATTTAACAAGTATCAATAGAGACAACACTGTGGACGACTTTTCTGCCCACATAATAATAAGTAATCCATTAATAAAGGAATTCTAAAAAACTACAAGGCTACATGTGTTATGTGTACGAACGAATGCGCTGTGCTTAACAAGTTTGTAGAAATATCTAAAAGACTAGTGGAGTAAGCCGTTTACGTaattccaaatttattccaagaACGGACCATAAAGGGACCCGACACATGAAACACGTATACATATTTTGATTCTTATCTCCTCTCCTTAACACTTTGTTTTGACTTTTCTCATTCCCCCNCCCAATAAAGTCTCCATTATTTGTCATGATGAATATATAGCCAAGCAAAATTATTGAGACTTTTAGAGTAAGTCCTTCGTAGTTACTACGTATTGCTCCTCTATAGTCTACTTAACTCACTATAGTTACTCATTTTCACTGAATAGATTTGTCTGTCGGCAAAGGTTTGAAGGGATATATTTAACAAGTATCAATAGAGACAACACTGTGGACGACTTTTCTGCCCTCATGATAATAAATAATCCATTAATAAAGGAATTCTAAAAAAACTGCAAGGCTACATGTGTTATGTGTACGAACGAATGCGCTGTACTTAACAAGTTTGTAGAAATATCTAAAAGACTAGTGGAGTAAGCCGTTTACGGAgttccaaatttattccaagaACGGACCATAAAGGGACCCGACACATGAAACACGTATACATATTTTGATTCTTATCTCCTTAACACTTTGTTTTTATTGTAGCATTTATTTGACTTTTCTCATTCCCCCCCTTCTCgttttctataaatagagggcatgCAGCGTAGCATTTTACTCATCACTTGGTTTAACATACTAAGAGAGTTAtaagaagctgagaagaaaaaATGGCTTCCAAGGCTTTGATTCTGTTTGGTCTCTTTGCAATTCTTCTCGTTGTCTCCGAAGTGTCTGCGGCAAGGCAGCCAGGTACGTAAATTCTATTAACACATTTCAGTCTATAGTATACTTCTTCCTTTGGAGGCTATataacctaaaaaaataaaaaaaataaaatatattatgctTATGAGGCTAATAGAACTCTCTGTCTCATCTAATTATTGGTGCTTACTAGAATCAAATTAAACATACTTCACTTAATTATGTTGTGGGTTTCTggtatattttataaaaaaattatatagaacGTATAGTCAAAAGCTTTTTAATAAAGAAGGAGCACTTCCGAATTTATATGCATATTTGAAGTTAAACATAAAATGCACATTTGCACGTGCTAACCATTTTTGCTGAAATATTGCCAGTGAGTGAGGAAACTGTGCACCCTGATGGTCATGGTGGTGGCTACAACagtggaggtggaggaggatacaacagaggaggaggaggaggaggatacaatagaggaggaggcggaggaggatacaacagaggaggaggaggaggatacaacaggggaggaggaggaggatacaacagaggaggaggaggaggccacggaggaggaggatacaacggaggaggaggatacaacagaggaggaggaggaggccacGGAGGATACAACGGAGGAGGACacaaaggaggaggaggaggccacGGGGTCAACGGAGAaggaaaaaactaatataatgaCCAACATGCAGGAATGCATCTATAGATACgcttatgtgtgtgtgtaacaATAAGTAAATCATGGCGAATGTGTAATGAAAAAGCTTAAGAATGTAATGTCTCTGTGTTTAAGTGTAACCTTCGCTATTTGCATAAATAAATCGTTTGTagttatttctttcttttttttgtgtgaaagaGAGTGTTGTTTAATTATTCATACTCTTAGTTTTGGATACAAAATAAGTCTGGGACTGGCCAATGAATTGCTTTTGTTAATGCAAAAGATCATAAATTCTAAGGTTTGATAACTGgttgtaagatatatatacttaGAGAATACATAAATCATGTTATTGCAGTAAAAAGTGTGAACCAATTTGCAAAACCAGCTTACTGAATTTGTGTATGAGATATTATTATGCTTAGTAAAAATATGCAAACAATCATAATTATAAGTACATATGTGTTTCATGATTATAACTACAGCtgccaaaaaatataataataaaatgataaatgcatatcaaattaatCATGGCATGCAATGTAATGTATTAACAACattgtaattttaaatttgaaaacaattgTAGAGATACAGAATAAATTGTGTTAAATATACTACTTATAAATTcaatatacagaaaaaaaacatatagtaaatattgtaatttttcagccacaaaaatttatgaaatcattGGATAATATAAATTCAATATACAAGGTCATTTGCACATTCCAACTTTAGAGGGGTCTTATATTGCTCCTATATAATTTATGTTCGAAATCAGTGAGCTGAACCGGTACAACACTAGTGGACGACATTTCTGTtcaaaaagcaacaaaaacaatatcTATATGTGTGTGGATGCGCTGTGTTTGAGAAGTTGATAGAATATTTAGAAGACGGGGTTGCATTTATGgagttttgtattttctttgaATGAATCCAACAACCAAATGGCCACGAGCCCACGACACAATCAACCCATGCAAAAACTTTGACACTTCTCTTCTTATCACTTTGTTTTTGATTGTGATAAAACACTGCCTTTGATCTCATTCCCTCCACCTCGATCGTTTTCTTTTAATAGAGGGAAACATTTGATCCATTCCATAATCATAGAGTTATTAGGAAGTTGAAGAAATGGCTTCCAAGGCTTTGGTTCTGTTGAGACTCTTTGCAGTTCTTCTCGTCGTCTCCGAAGTAGCTGCGGCATCCGGAAGGGAGTTGGGTATgtaaattgttttgtttctcttttatatttcaGTCTACTTTTTACATTACAAGCTACTTGaaagaagagatatatattCGTGATGCAAATTTGAACTAACGTACCATTTGATAATATTTCAGTCGACATGTTTAATCCTTACCATACGCATCTCGACCAACTCAAACTATTTAGATGTTTTGTACGAATTATATAGTCGATGTAGACGCCGTTTTTATAAATCCttaagaaaaaattagag
The Camelina sativa cultivar DH55 chromosome 15, Cs, whole genome shotgun sequence DNA segment above includes these coding regions:
- the LOC104747191 gene encoding abscisic acid and environmental stress-inducible protein-like; translation: MASKALILFGLFAILLVVSEVSAARQPVSEETVHPDGHGGGYNSGGGGGYNRGGGGGGYNRGGGGGGYNRGGGGGYNRGGGG
- the LOC104747190 gene encoding iron-sulfur assembly protein IscA-like 2, mitochondrial — its product is MKELQSSEPEKKLLRLGVETGGCSGFQYVFELDSKTNHDDRVFEKNGVKLVVDNVSYDFVKGATVDYVEELIRAAFVVAENPAAVGECSCKSSFMVKQ